One window from the genome of Rhodopseudomonas sp. P2A-2r encodes:
- a CDS encoding flavin-containing monooxygenase: MPGDAEVRAATELPDHPNYDVIIIGAGVSGLYQLYRLRELGLNVRVFEAGSDVGGTWHWNRYPGARFDSESWTYGYSRFPGVLDEWNWSEHFASQPEIERYLQFVADRFDLRPNIQFGCRVTHAHFSEALRGWRIELADGTVHNSRFLVTAIGVLSAPTLPRIDGIESFKGQACHTAQWPTEEVSFEGKRVAVIGTGSTGVQTIQEAAKTARHLTVFQRTPNWCAPLHNAKISAPEMAEIRSRYDEIFARCQATPGCFIHGPDPRSALEVTLEEREAFLRSATRSQVLESGTATSATSSQIGRRTR; encoded by the coding sequence ATGCCAGGCGACGCTGAAGTCCGTGCGGCCACGGAACTCCCGGACCATCCGAACTATGATGTCATCATCATCGGTGCCGGCGTATCAGGACTGTATCAGCTCTACCGCTTACGCGAATTGGGCTTGAACGTTCGGGTGTTCGAGGCGGGCTCCGATGTGGGCGGGACCTGGCATTGGAACAGATATCCCGGGGCGCGGTTCGATTCCGAAAGTTGGACTTATGGCTACTCCCGATTTCCCGGCGTTCTGGACGAGTGGAACTGGAGCGAGCATTTCGCCTCGCAGCCGGAAATCGAGCGCTATCTTCAGTTCGTCGCAGACAGGTTCGATCTCAGGCCGAACATCCAATTCGGTTGCCGTGTCACCCATGCGCATTTCAGCGAGGCATTGCGAGGATGGAGGATCGAACTCGCTGACGGAACAGTCCACAACTCCCGCTTCTTGGTGACCGCCATTGGTGTCCTGTCGGCGCCGACGCTGCCACGGATCGATGGCATCGAAAGCTTCAAGGGGCAGGCTTGCCATACGGCCCAGTGGCCGACGGAGGAGGTCTCCTTCGAAGGCAAGCGCGTCGCCGTCATCGGCACGGGCTCGACCGGTGTACAAACCATTCAGGAGGCTGCGAAGACCGCACGGCACCTAACGGTTTTCCAGCGCACGCCGAACTGGTGCGCGCCGCTTCACAATGCGAAGATCTCGGCGCCTGAGATGGCGGAGATCCGCTCCCGCTACGACGAGATCTTCGCGCGTTGTCAGGCGACACCCGGATGCTTCATCCACGGTCCCGACCCACGATCCGCGCTCGAGGTTACTCTTGAGGAGCGTGAGGCCTTTTTGAGAAGCGCTACTCGGAGCCAGGTTTTGGAATCTGGCACGGCAACTTCCGCGACATCCTCACAGATAGGGAGGCGAACGCGCTGA